GCGAGTGAGCGGCTGGATGAGCTGGCGACGCCGGAGATGGTGGAGCTGCTGCATGCGGGCGACGGCGAGGCGCTGGCAGCGGTAGGGCGCATTCTGCCGCAAATTGCAACTGCGATTGATACGATTGCGGCGCGGCTGCGCGCGGGCGGCCGGCTGTTTTATATGGGCGCGGGAACTTCGGGGCGGCTGGGGGTGCTGGATGCGTCGGAGTGTCCGCCGACGTACAACACGCCGCCGGAGATGGTGCAGGGCCTGATTGCGGGCGGCGATGGTGCGCTGCGCACCTCAGTGGAAGGCGCGGAGGATAGCGCCGAGATGGGCCGCGATGATTTGAAGGCGCGCGGATTCACGGCACGGGATACGCTGGTGGGCATTGCGGCGAGCGGACGCACGCCCTATGTGCTGGGCGCGATGGAGTATGCGCGCGGGATGGGCGCGTTCACGGTGGGGCTGAGCTGCGTGGCGGAGTCGCCAGTGGCGCGGGCGGGCGACCTGGCGCTGACGGCGGTGACCGGGGCGGAGCTGGTGACAGGCTCGACGCGCATGAAGGCAGGCACGGCGACCAAGCTGGTGCTGAATATGATTTCCACCGGCGTAATGGTGCGGCTGGGGTATGTGTACGGCAACCTGATGGTGAATGTGCAGCCGACCAACACCAAGCTGCGTGATCGCGCGGCGCGCATCATCGCTTCGCTGACGGGGCTGGATGCGAAGAGTGCCGAGGCTCTGCTGGAAGAGGCAGGATCGGTGCGCGTGGCCGTGCTGATGCATCGGCTGGGCGGGAATCGCGCAGAGGCTCAAGCGCGGCTGGATGCGGCGCGGGGGAGCTTGCGCGCGGCGCTGCGAAGGTAGCGAGGGTTTCTGCCTCAGGGGCTGAAGCCCCTTTTTCTTCTTTGTGCGGTTGATGTACGGGCTGAAGCCCGTACCCTTCAGGCTTGGGGTGCTGTTTGACGGTGGAGGGATGCAGGTCCCTCCACTTGCTTCGTTCGGCCGGGATGACAACGGAGGGGAGACGGTCGGGATGACAACGGGTTAGGGGGCGATTTGGGATCCCAGGTCCGAACGGACGGA
The DNA window shown above is from Acidobacterium capsulatum ATCC 51196 and carries:
- the murQ gene encoding N-acetylmuramic acid 6-phosphate etherase; translation: MTKHLSEISTEARHAASERLDELATPEMVELLHAGDGEALAAVGRILPQIATAIDTIAARLRAGGRLFYMGAGTSGRLGVLDASECPPTYNTPPEMVQGLIAGGDGALRTSVEGAEDSAEMGRDDLKARGFTARDTLVGIAASGRTPYVLGAMEYARGMGAFTVGLSCVAESPVARAGDLALTAVTGAELVTGSTRMKAGTATKLVLNMISTGVMVRLGYVYGNLMVNVQPTNTKLRDRAARIIASLTGLDAKSAEALLEEAGSVRVAVLMHRLGGNRAEAQARLDAARGSLRAALRR